The Acidimicrobiia bacterium genomic interval GACCTCAAGACCGCCGAGGGTCGGGAGCTGTTCGTCGCCCTCGCCGCCCACTACGACGTGGTGGCCGAGAACTTCAAGCCCGGCACGATGGCCCGGATGGGACTCGGCTACGGGGACCTCGCCGCGCGCTACCCGCGACTCATCTACGCGTCCGTCTCCGGGTTCGGGAACACGGTGCCGTCGCCGTACGACTCCTGGGCGGCCTACGCGCCGATCGTCGAGGCGATGTCGGGGATCTACGCCTTCAAGCAGGTGGACGACCAGCCGCCGGTCGTCGGGCCCGTCGGCGCGCTGGGCGACATCTCGAGCGCGCTGTTCGCGGTGGTGGGCATCCTCGCCGCGCTTCGCCACCGGGACCACACCGGGGAAGGCCAGTACGTCGACGTGGCGATGCTCGACGCCGTCGTCTCCATGACCGACCTCGTCACCAACTTCTGGTCCATGGGCCTGCGACCCGGCGGCCTCGGGCCGCTCCTCATCATGGACGGCTTCCGCGTCCAAGACGGCTGGATCGTCGTGCAGGTCGGGCGGGAGCACCAGTTCGAGCGGCTGGCCAAGATCATCGGTCACCCGGAGTGGCTCGACGACCCGCGCTTCGCGACGCGGGAGGGCTGGCGGGTGCACCTCGAGGACGTCATCCGGCCGGCGATCGAGGGCTGGGCGGCGTCGAAGACGAAGCTCGACGCCGCCCGCGAGCTGAACGAGGCCGGGATCGCGGCCGGGCCGATGAATACCGC includes:
- a CDS encoding CaiB/BaiF CoA-transferase family protein, which produces MKLGDVGNPDAARYGKPLDGVRVLAAEQMQALPYGTQLLARLGADVVKVEHPGEGESGRGALPAMTDPTGRRAGATFLRNNLNKRSVGIDLKTAEGRELFVALAAHYDVVAENFKPGTMARMGLGYGDLAARYPRLIYASVSGFGNTVPSPYDSWAAYAPIVEAMSGIYAFKQVDDQPPVVGPVGALGDISSALFAVVGILAALRHRDHTGEGQYVDVAMLDAVVSMTDLVTNFWSMGLRPGGLGPLLIMDGFRVQDGWIVVQVGREHQFERLAKIIGHPEWLDDPRFATREGWRVHLEDVIRPAIEGWAASKTKLDAARELNEAGIAAGPMNTAPDVIADPHVAARDMLVEVPRTDGEPPYLMPGNPVKLTKVSEGPETRVPWVGEHTDEVLQGELGLDPAELERLRAAAVIS